A stretch of the Perca flavescens isolate YP-PL-M2 chromosome 3, PFLA_1.0, whole genome shotgun sequence genome encodes the following:
- the LOC114553379 gene encoding extracellular calcium-sensing receptor-like: MPTVKHDYATMPEPLRCTGSINTRELRFSRAMIFAIEEINNSTELLPGIKLGYHIYDACGSVPVAVHVAFQLSNALDPVFYTGDNCSKSGMVMAVVGESESTSSISISRIIGPFNIPQVSYFAVCACLSDKQQYPNFFRTIPSDQFRAEALAKLVKHFGWTWIGAVRSDSDYGNNGMASFLDAARKEGICVEYSESFYRTYPRSRIQKVADVIRRSTAMVVVAFTSPVDLRFLLEELSLEPSPPRQWIGSEWVTAPDLLKFSFCAGTIGFGIQKSVIPGLRDFLLDLSPSKVAASPMLTEFWEDAFNCRLGKSAATDERLCDGTEDIKTLQSPYTDTSQLRITNMVYKAVYAIAHAIHKAVCQETNSTTQCDKFTRIESKEVLTQLKKVNFSQNGYDVSFDANGDPVARYELVNWQKSESGSIKLVTVGQYDESLPVGQKFKINRNLTWVDGGTQVPVSVCTDSCPPGTRKLLQKGKPICCYDCILCPEGEISNATDSPDCFPCPKEFWPNAERDTCLPKPVEFLSYNEVLGIILATFSVGGACLAIITAAVFYRNRTSPIVRANNSELSFLLLFSLTLCFLCSLTFIGAPSEWSCMLRHTAFGITFVLCMSCVLGKTIVVLMAFKATLPGSNVMKWFGPPQQRMTVVSFTFFQVLICTIWLVLSPPFPMKNLTIYKERIILECALGSAIGFWAVLGYIGLLAVFCFVLAVLARKLPDNFNEAKLITFSMLIFCAVWITFIPAYLSSPGKFTVAVEIFAILASSFGLILCIFAPKCFIILFKPEKNTKKHLMNKNVS; this comes from the exons ATGCCCACAGTGAAGCATGACTACGCCACCATGCCTGAGCCACTAAGATGTACAGGAAG cATTAACACCCGTGAACTGCGCTTCTCACGCGCAATGATCTTCGCCATCGAGGAGATAAACAacagcacggagctgctgccGGGAATCAAACTCGGTTATCACATCTATGATGCGTGCGGCTCGGTGCCCGTGGCGGTGCATGTGGCATTCCAGCTTTCAAATGCCCTGGACCCGGTGTTTTACACCGGCGACAATTGCTCAAAATCTGGTATGGTGATGGCTGTCGTTGGTGAGTCTGAGTCCACGTCGTCCATCAGCATCTCGCGCATCATCGGGCCCTTTAACATTCCTCAA GTGAGCTACTTTGCCGTTTGTGCATGTCTGTCCGATAAGCAGCAGTACCCAAATTTCTTCAGAACAATCCCTAGTGATCAGTTCCGGGCTGAAGCGCTGGCCAAGTTGGTAAAACACTTTGGCTGGACTTGGATAGGTGCTGTCCGGTCTGATTCAGACTATGGCAATAATGGAATGGCGTCTTTTCTGGACGCAGCACGCAAAGAGGGGATCTGTGTGGAATACTCTGAATCTTTCTATCGGACCTACCCACGTAGCAGGATCCAGAAAGTAGCTGACGTTATCCGCAG GTCGACAGCTATGGTTGTTGTGGCATTTACATCCCCTGTAGACCTGAGGTTCCTGCTGGAAGAGCTGTCACTTGAGCCTTCTCCACCTCGCCAGTGGATAGGCAGTGAATGGGTAACCGCCCCAGACCTGCTGAAGTTCAGCTTCTGTGCTGGAACCATCGGATTTGGCATTCAGAAATCTGTCATCCCAGGTCTGAGAGACTTCTTGCTGGATCTCTCTCCTTCTAAAGTGGCTGCCTCTCCAATGCTTACTGAGTTCTGGGAGGATGCATTCAACTGCAGGCTGGGAAAAA GTGCAGCCACAGATGAGAGATTATGTGACGGAACTGAAGACATAAAGACACTCCAGAGCCCGTACACTGACACATCTCAGCTCCGGATCACTAACATGGTATACAAGGCTGTTTATGCAATAGCTCATGCCATTCATAAAGCAGTGTGTCAGGAAACAAATTCTACAACTCAGTGTGACAAATTCACCAGGATAGAATCCAAagag GTTCTTACTCAGCTGAAGAAAGTAAATTTTTCCCAAAATGGTTATGATGTGTCGTTTGATGCCAACGGTGATCCTGTGGCCCGATATGAACTGGTTAACTGGCAAAAAAGTGAGAGTGGCAGCATTAAGTTGGTGACAGTAGGGCAATACGATGAATCACTGCCGGTGGGCCAGAAGttcaaaataaacagaaacCTCACCTGGGTGGATGGTGGCACACAA GTTCCTGTGTCAGTGTGCACTGACAGCTGTCCTCCTGGAACTCGTAAATTGCTGCAGAAAGGAAAACCCATCTGCTGTTATGATTGTATACTGTGTCCTGAGGGAGAGATTAGTAATGCTACAG attcCCCTGATTGTTTCCCTTGCCCCAAGGAGTTCTGGCCTaatgcagagagagacactTGTCTCCCCAAACCTGTAGAGTTTCTTTCCTACAACGAGGTCCTAGGAATCATCCTGGCTACATTCTCAGTTGGTGGTGCCTGTCTGGCCATTATAACAGCGGCTGTGTTCTATCGTAACAGGACATCACCGATTGTCAGGGCCAACAACTCTGAGCTgagcttcctgctgctcttctccctgaCTCTATGTTTCTTATGTTCATTAACTTTCATTGGAGCACCCTCTGAGTGGTCCTGCATGCTGCGCCACACAGCGTTTGGAATCACCTTCGTCCTCTGTATGTCTTGTGTTCTTGGAAAAACAATAGTAGTGTTAATGGCCTTCAAAGCTACACTCCCAGGTAGTAATGTGATGAAATGGTTTGGTCCTCCACAGCAAAGAATGACTGTAGTGTCTTTCACGTTTTTTCAAGTCCTAATATGTACTATTTGGTTAGTTCTTAGTCCCCCTTTTCCAATGAAAAACCTAACCATATACAAAGAGAGAATCATCCTGGAGTGTGCATTAGGCTCAGCTATTGGGTTCTGGGCTGTGCTCGGGTACATAGGTCTACTGGCTGTCTTCTGCTTTGTGTTAGCTGTCCTAGCTCGGAAATTACCTGATAATTTTAATGAGGCCAAGCTCATCACCTTCAGCATGCTGATATTCTGTGCAGTCTGGATCACCTTTATTCCTGCATATCTCAGCTCTCCTGGGAAATTTACTGTGGCTGTGGAGATATTTGCCATTCTGGCCTCCAGTTTTGGACTAATACTGTGTATATTTGCGCCAAAGTGTTTCATTATATTGTTTAAGCCCGAGAAGAACACCAagaaacatttaatgaacaaaaaTGTATCCTAA